Below is a genomic region from Henckelia pumila isolate YLH828 chromosome 3, ASM3356847v2, whole genome shotgun sequence.
AATTTTGCTTTTAGACTAataagtatttattttaatgttaTTCAACAGCTTATGAAGTACATATCATACCATTATGTGCCATAATTTTCTAAAACTATCTACTTGCTAGCATATAAGCGCTGGTGAGCCTTTGTTTTAATAAGGTAAATCCTGGATTCTAGGATGTTTGTATGCCTTGAGCCATCAACGATTATCATTATTGTAGTAAATACTTGATGTCGACTTCCAAGGTAGACATAGACTCAAAATTATACACGGTACCAAATATATATCTCTGTGCCCAAACATCCATGACAAGAAACAAACCTCCGAAAATGTGAAATGAGAAAACTTCCTTAAAGTTGTCAGCCAGGAAAATCTCTGATAAAGGAGAAGAATTGGCATGATTTGAGTGAAAAGATCCTACACTCTATTCAAACTCTAACTTCTCATAGATCAATAGATGATTCCCAAACTCTATCCAAACAACTTACAATCAAGAGGATAGAATGTCATGTTATCATTCATCTCATCTTGTCATTATTCTATGCTTTTACCACAATTTCCGGTACATATCGAGTAATTAATAAGTACACCGGGAAAATGGATTACAGAACAGCACTTTTGTATGCACGGAATTCCAATAAATGTAAGCTAAGAGGACCCACATCATCAAGGAGATTCAAAGCACAGATGTTTGCAAGGTGAATGTAAGCTGTACAAAGGAGGTTTCACAAAAATACACTCCACGAAATCAACGAATATAATTGAATAAGCAACTATGTCATGGATATGGCTGCTGAACATATCTAAGTAAAAGACTCAGGGTCAAAGTAACAAACATGTACATGTGAACATAAGCTAGGTGAAGGAGGTTTCACAGAACAAGTACTCTCCATAAAATCTATGAATATTGTTAAAATATGGAACAATATAATGGAGTTATTAATGACCAATGGTCATGTATAAGTGAAAGACTCTGGGTCAAAATAATGAACAAAATTGATCATAAACAACAACAGCATTTTTTACTAAAAcaaaaatgtttgctaaattCTAACAAGGGTACAGCTGTATCAAAATTTTGAGCCACAGAAAACTTAATCATAACCAGAAGTCTACCTTAATTGCGAAACCGAATTTTGCACAGTCAATAGCAACCCGTGTGGCTCGGCCGATGTTCTCTTTCGTTCCCGTTAGTGATCTGATAGCGGCTTCAAAGGACGACAAAGTTTCTTCACCTTTGCTGTTTGACTTTTCAGCAAGTTTAGCCTTATCAGAATTTAGCCGAGCATCAGGACTACAAGAGCTACGATTTTCAAGGTAATTATTATCTGATGTGGAAACATTGCCCATGGAAGAACTGCGAGGAGATGTCTTAGAGAACAATTGCAGCCCATTAGTCAAAGATGAAGACTGGATGACAGCAAAATCCTCCAGAGGCTCGTTGGAAATAGGAATGGAGTTGGATAGACATTGACGATGACCACTGGTTGAAACTTTCGCTAGACTACCAGAGGGCACACAATTTGAAAACTTAGATGCTGGGCTACGTATTTTCACAAACTCTGACCTGAAGATATACCCAGTCAGAATGCTAATCAAGGTATACCAaggaatgataaaaaaaaaatattacaagttTAAATTGAAGAAAATAGTAGAATAACCTCCTGTAAGTTATAAGTACTTACTTTTGGCTATCTTGGTTTTTTTTGGCTAACGATAAGCCCTTCACACCGTGAGATTTATCACCTACACCCACAGCATTGTCTACCTGCACACTGGCGTCACGATTCAGTGAACTACCAGCAATTTCTTTCAGCGCATGGACTTCTAAACTCACCAGGGGAATATCAGGACTAGATTCCTTCACTGTTGCATCCAACTCCGAACATTCAATCTTGCAGTGCTTGGTCGGAGACATAATAAAACCAGGTGCATTGCGGTCCAAACAAACTTTTTCTTCACCAATGTCTTGTGGGTCTAATTTTACATGCTTAGAATCTAGTTCTAAAGGTGACACTTTGAGACATTTAAAATCAGAACCTTCGGTGTGTGCAGTTGAATCTTTGCATAATTCAGGATTCGAGCTATCACTGCTATCACTTCTAACACAGTCCAATACAGTTTTATATGTTTTTGAATCAATTAGAGGTGTTTCTGTGTTTGATGCAGAGCAAAACTCGGAAGAATCAAAGTTATCATTGTTGCTATGATTTTCAGCCGGTGCTGATCCTGATTCAATGACAGCTTTGTTTCCAATTGACAACTCTGAGCATTCAGCAACGGACGGACAGTCTCCGTTGCTTTTGGTTTTCACTGTCAGAGGATAACTGGAAGCACTTTGGTTATCTTCTGCCACATTAGCAGACATGGCTTCCAATGCACGGTGTAGTCTTTTAGATGGAGGTAAAGCAGCTTCACCATCCACAAAATTCCTAGTTTCCCATAAATTCTTACCCACTTCCCATGATTGAGCCTTTTTAGGACTTGCAGGCGATAAAGACATACTAACAGAATCTACTTCAATTGGAACAGATTCGACATCGCAAGGATCATCCACCTTACCATTCAATGGTCCAGAGGTCTGTGTTGCAAGTCTTTCAACAACTTCCAGCACCTTCTCCTCTTTATGTGCCATTTCTTTTTTCTCGGCAGGTGCAGGTCTCTCCAAACGGACTCTTGCTCTTTTGAACAATGGCAAGTGTTCATCACCATCTTCTCTAGCACATCTTTCAGCTAATTTATCATTATTACTAGGTGAAACACTTCCATTTCTAACTTCAGCATCAGAAACAACTCCATTGAAATTAGCTGCCCCAACAACATCATCACTGTGTCGTTTTCGATTAGGACCCCTTTTCTTCTTTATGATGGCAGTGCTGGTTTGAAAGTCGAGCTTATTATTTAACTCTGTTTCCTCTTCGTTATTATTTTCGCTAAAATGATCCACTGCCATTGGTTTACAATGGGATTCTACAGTGCTGCCGTTATTGAAACTAGGTGAGTCAGAGTCTACCGTCATAACTTCAGATTCATTCTCTTCAATACTATCATTTGATACTGAAGCAGGTGAGTTTGCATCATATCCTTCAGAATCATCAGAGGATTTCATAATCCTGGCACTTCTTCTCAAAGATCTATCTTTTGATGAATTTGTACCAGAATGCTTAGACCTCCTGCTGTTATTCAGAGAAGGTAATGTTAGGTTTTGGGGTCCTTTGGCATCTATCTTTGAAAAACTTCTCAACCTTCGAGCAGATATCCTTCCCTGTGTCACACTATTCCTTGATTGGGTTACTTCAGTTTTACTTCTTGTTGAATAAGAAGTTGAAACAGGAGTTTCAGTGAATAATCGAGCCTCCTCCAATTCTGTTTCTGCTTCATGCAAGGCATCTTCAGCAGCTACAGCTGCAGCAGCTTCCGTCAGAGAGTTCAAATCATTAGTGGCCGCAGTACAAAGTGGCTGTGGTTCAGCTCTAATAACAGAATCCTCATCATTGACACACTTAGTCAATGATTCCTCTGACTTATTTTCATTGTTTATAATGATTTCTGTGGTTTCATTAGCACTACTAACTTGTTCCTGTTTCTTCAGCTTCTCAAAAGAGAGAATTATCTCATTTACTGCACGGACAAAATCAGCACCCTTTCCATGACGTTTTCCTAAAAGAGACGATTTTCTTTCTTCCGTAAATTCTTCGACATCAGCAGGATTGCAGAAGCCACTGTACAAGAAGTAAATTTACTATAAATACATGCAGAAAATCTTACAAGTAGGCCATTGTTTATATTATTTCACAGTTATCGAAGTTCCTGTGTAGTTTTTAATTGGAATCTTGGCCTATATTGTTTTTGGCTCTCATACTATTGTGTCAATATGTTGCAAAAATGAAAGAATGACATTAAAAAACCAAATCAAACGTCCTGAAGATGAAGGGTTAACAATCTTTCAGAGGTCACATAAAACCTGTGTTTTCTGAGCCATCGAGTTGAATATAAAAATTAGAGAACAATTAGAAAATTTTAACATGTACAAACGCTACGCAGCATACAGCAAGGGTGAAAAAATCCCGACATGATTAATTACTGACCATTAAAGAAGAGTTGTTCAGCAACCAAAAACGATATGACTATAAAGAACATGACAGCCGaactttttttataataaatcatGTAGTCTCAGCAACCAACTACAAATGCCTCTTAAGCATAATGAACAAATTAGAGAGAGAACCTAAATACTTCAGAAATACATGTTACTTAAACAAAATATAATGCAGTGCGTACAGCAAAAAGATGCCATGCAGAAAAGTAAAGGGAAAAAAATAGATGCCATCcccaaaataaaaaaaggtTAAAACACTTTAAGTTCATGGGTTCAGCTTTTGTGAAGGAAACTCCATAGCAAAACAAAGGAACAAAGTAAATGATAAATATAAAATCGTAAACCTTAAAAATCCCTGGCTTCAGATCTTCTTCATTGAAAGTTCAAAATTGCCGTGAAGTAAGTTAGAACACAAGCGAGTACATATTTACAACGTGGTTCAGCCACAGAATCAATTTAAAAATGCCTTAAAGCACAGGTAAAATGTTAAGTGGgaacccaaaataaaataaaaccaacacTCAGAGAGAGAAGAAAGAAAACTAACATTTGTTGTGTCCCAAAAAAATGGACTAGAACTTTCTTCCGATCAGCCGGATAACCCCACTTCTCTGGCTCACTCACCTGCCATTATAAAATCATTGAATCAATCTTTAGTAGAGTAAAAACTAAAAAGACCTAATCTCGAAAGTTTACCAAGAGCCAAAAAAGTAAGGTAAATGAAACTGTATTTTAAAGCTAACGAACAAAGCCAAATGCTAATTTAGGGAAAACAATTAGCGTTCAAAATTTCAAGGACAGGACCAACACAATTTCCATCTCTTTCCAATCACTCATCCGGCAAGGCCCTCAAGGGTGTCCGGTCCTTTATTTAGCTAACCTAATGTTTTGATGGTGATATGCATGAGGTAAATGGAGATGCAAAATAACCGTACTCACCCATATTTTTAATCGTGACTTCTTTCCCTATGCAGTTAAAAAGGACATCTAAGCCCTCCTGAGATGTGTGGTGCTGAAAAATTATCCTCACATGACCATGACTTCAGTCAAAACATATATTTAAAGCTATTGACCATCCATCACATGCAAATATATATTCCAAACCTATATTTTTGCCATATGAAAACTACAGCCCGATTAAGTGGCACAAACAACAAAATTTAGTTGAAATACACAACGCTCAGAAGAAAAGGAACAACATAATCTAAATGAATATAAAAGTATATCAATTTTGTTAAATGTTGCTTAATTTCTTCAATATTGCTAGTCATATCGTCCAGAGTGCTACTTGCAGAATAAAACCACAGTAGATAGCATCCATCCAAGTGCTACAGAGTAGTTTCACTTTTTTCCCAGTCAGTGTATGTTACATCATTTAATCTCAACACCACAAAACATGCTTACACACATGTTTCTAGAATCTAGATatccaaaaccaaaacaaaaccATTTCGCCTAGATCTGCAGTGAAAGAATATCGAACAACCTAATCATAAAACAAAGAACCGCATGATACCAAAGAAGCACATAACTTGAGGCCTGACTACTCGAGTAAAACaaagaaataaacaaaaatcccggaaaaaaaaaaccccagGCAGCATACCGTTGCAGGCCATGCAGGAAAGCCCTTCACTTTGGCAAGCACAAGATCACCGACCTTCCACTCCCGCCGCGTGGTCGAAGCAGCCGCCGCCGCCGCTTTGCCGACCCCTTTTCTTCGGCTCGGCGCCATAAAGCTACACGAACCGATAATCACCAGTCATCAGAGTCCAAATCGGAAACGAATTAAAACCCCTACTCTCGCACAATTGTTTAAAAATCCAAATACAATGAATCAGCTAATATTCGCTCCACTTAGAGATGAATGGAGTCGGCACAAAACCCTAACCCTAGTAATCTGGACAGAGAGGGTAGTGCAGATGGGGCGTGGGGGGGCGAGAGATTTGTGGAAGAAAGGCTGTGCTTAATTGCGGAAAAACAGATAGGAAATGAGttttgtttgtttgatttttggaagggAAGGGGGCGGTGCTATAGTGCGCCGATAGCGTGTAGGATCAAGACTGCGTGTCATTTGTTACACACTTGTACAGTTGTGTGAAACCTGTGGCGCAGGCCCGCAGCACGTGACGTAACGATGAGATTGGGCTCCGCCAGAAATGGGCCCAAAATATCTGGGTCGTGGTTTCTTGTATTTCATGGCTTTAGCCCATTGATGGATACATTCGATCGGTGCTCCAAAAATAAATCACGATGGCCTTTATTACAAGGAAAATTCATTCTATAAATAATTACGGAGAGAATGTCATTTTGTCTTTAATTTGGTGAGAATAGatacttttcaattttttttttatcacgtACAAATCGCCTTTGTGAAATTGTGGTTCATAAATATATGTTGAACAAAGATAATATTTCAACAATTTTATAACTTATGAACATTAATTTATTCACAAGCATGATCTGGATATCTAGATATACTATGAGATTCTTagaaagtttcatcaatgttttttttctaataaaataaaattacctTTATGAAACTACGAAAGCAAATAATCCCCAACGGTTATCTTTACttttttactatattataatagaaAAGAGTCTCATAAAaactatttttagtatttttagtGAACATCCTAAAATACCCTTAATTTtactaattaaaattttaagaaaaccAATACAAGAAGGGTAATAAAGTAATATTACATTCTCAACTTCTCTCACGTTTATCTCTACTATTGTAATATTTGATTGTGCTCCTCAtccaaaaataatttatttatatgataaaaaaacataaaacctCTCATgttcttttatatttttttcactcaaatttttCCTTCAATTATTCTATTTTATATAGTTTTCCCACACAACGTATGTGCTTTTTGCTAgtgttataattatattatttgttaAATACGAGAGTTTCGTGTAAATGGTATATGAATGGAATGACTTGATTAATTTGGACAAATATATTTGATTTGAGAAAAGAATATTATAGCACCCATAGCAATAATTACATCCCGTAGAAACATCTTCGGGCTGCCTCGTGAGCCACTTGAAAAAAGTGTATCTCAATTCTTGTGACATATTCAATTCTTGGCTTtcaaacaataataataaagaaaGTTAATGCcgatcaaaaaaaaataaataaagaaagtTAATGTTGAGTATATTTCTAATCCAATTATCATTACATTTAACATAATTAATGAATGGTGGATTTAATTTATACAAATaatcaaattgattttttttataaaaaaaaaaacgaaatacATCTAACCAAAtgaactaaaattaaatttcattttcagttttattttttaaaatttctttatgaCATAAGATAATTAAATGTAGAACAATCTtcagaaagaagaagaaacggGTGAGCGATGAAAGAAATAATTTGTTAGAAATTCACATGTAATTAATAACTAATCTTTGATGCAGACACGTTCCACATAAATACATTTGTGCAAACCCCACCACCATTCCTATATTTTGATGTCCTTTCCTCATCGGGCCGGGCTATTAATCAACTAATGATTGACACTATAATTGTTAAAGAAATGGACTTTGACTTAACTCGATCCAAAATGCTAGCTCAAGAAGAGATGATTGTCCATGTCTATATGAGGAACATTAGAACTCTATCAAACCGATCTATGACATATTTCAACACACATCCGCAAAAAGAATGAACATCTGGATTATGAAGATATTAACGAGTGCCCTGATGTGGGATATATTTCGACCCCTCACATGCCCAGGAATCACGAACCTCTGGAGCGTGGAGTGTGGAATGTGGATAATGCtaggggtggaatagggtcgggacccgtcccgtaaacCCCTTACCCGACTCCCGTCCCGAAAAGAATCGGAAAactttttttctcccgatcccgtaCCCAAAACATTTCGGGACCCGACTATTTGGGAttccgaatgttcgggatcccgtcggatAGAGAGAGAAaatcccgaattttttttcatgttcaagatttcgttcaaaaaataaaaattttgataattttattaaatatactattttaaaacttatatttataaataaaaataaattttcaacttaaaacatataatattaaaatatttcggataatatttcaaagttttgttaagagaaaaaatgtatcggataattaataataaaatgttcggatacaattactaaataaattttgttaaatagattgtcaaattaatctcttgagtcttgttctacatatttgttctaattagataattataaatatgaattaattaaattattaatttaatttttcaaaaaaatacacaaaaataaaatggcatttcgtgattttacaatttgatcgtcccaacaataaaaattatgcaaattaagtccacaattaagtgttatatgagttgaaacctaataatatttaacttattatattaataaagttattaataaaatatattatttctattatttcgggacgggtcgggaatcccgtcggAATAAGGTTTTATTCCCGATTCTGCtcccgatattaatcgggatgGGAAAAATCCCGAAAATTCGGGTCGGAAAAATTTCGGGTTGGGATTTTTTCGGGACGGGAATGGGATGGGATTCGAGAAGGGTCGGGATTTCGAAAATTTTTGCCACCCCTAGATAATGCAATGGATCGAGTTGTGCCCGAGATACGTCGGTTACTTTGATCGATCTAAGTTTaggtaaatatataaataatttgatGATCAAGGAAAACTCGATCATACCATGAAAACATGATGCAAACAAAAGATCCACAAAGATTAATGTGATACATCCACCCTAGCTGGATAAAAATATAGAAAAATACTATTATGTTATggaaaagaaagaaataaaattgttttttttttgtcttggtgatttatataatcaaattgcAGTCGATcttaatcaatatatatatttcaatgttTTGCAATTTTGGTCATTTTTTTAATCTAGAGTGTCGATGTGCTACTAAACACGCAAATGTCACATCAACGTCGTATTAGTATCACATCAACATCACGTCTAGAAAAATAGCTAAGATCactaaaaaaaactaatatagCTAGataattaatgaaatataattggataatataaaataccaaaatcacaaaaaaataaaacatacatTGTCCAAAATGTAATTATATATATCCATTAAAAACTTATCGAAACGTCAACTCCAAGTCTCCAACCATAACCTTCTAAATATCTATGAACATGACATGCATATGATGCATGTAAATGATGCATGTGTCACCTCTAATTAATTAGCGAAATCacacaatatatattttttcatgaatGGAAAACATGCAATTTTGTTAATATTAATTAGTAATTAAAATTACATCGTTTTTCATCCACATGGAAAAATTTTCAGTCTCCAAACAAATGGAGAAGGGGAAGAGAAGCAAAATGTGCTATGTTATAAGCAATTAAATTTGCATTTCGCTTGCAACATGAAGCATCAATAGCTTGAGTTGATTCCATCATATTGTGGATCGACAGAATGCATGCCGCGTGCACTTGTGTAATTCATGTCCTCCTCCTTCCCCATGACTGCTTGCACCGAGGTAATTAAGAGAGTCCGAAACAACCAGAAACCTTCGGATACCCCTTGCTCACACATTACCATACATATATaactttttattaatttattcttaaCATGTGTATTAAATAAaggtaaaataaattttttgatccagtaactttattttctttgggttttggttcattaactttttcgatatggattttggtacactaactttgcattttcagtgttttttggtctaactgcatacgtgtcagcttctgattagtccacgtcatcattttggaccaattaAAAGTTGACATGTAtgtagttggaccaaaaaacactgaaaatgcaaagttagtgtaccaaaaccccaCATTGGAAAAGGTAATGGaccaaaattaaaacatggacaagttaatggaccaaaaaacttatttttccttaGATAAATATAGCTCATAACAATCTAAAATCTTCTTAATCAGATTGCGTTTGGGTTGATGGATTTTAA
It encodes:
- the LOC140886337 gene encoding protein HUA2-LIKE 2-like, with amino-acid sequence MAPSRRKGVGKAAAAAASTTRREWKVGDLVLAKVKGFPAWPATVSEPEKWGYPADRKKVLVHFFGTQQIGFCNPADVEEFTEERKSSLLGKRHGKGADFVRAVNEIILSFEKLKKQEQVSSANETTEIIINNENKSEESLTKCVNDEDSVIRAEPQPLCTAATNDLNSLTEAAAAVAAEDALHEAETELEEARLFTETPVSTSYSTRSKTEVTQSRNSVTQGRISARRLRSFSKIDAKGPQNLTLPSLNNSRRSKHSGTNSSKDRSLRRSARIMKSSDDSEGYDANSPASVSNDSIEENESEVMTVDSDSPSFNNGSTVESHCKPMAVDHFSENNNEEETELNNKLDFQTSTAIIKKKRGPNRKRHSDDVVGAANFNGVVSDAEVRNGSVSPSNNDKLAERCAREDGDEHLPLFKRARVRLERPAPAEKKEMAHKEEKVLEVVERLATQTSGPLNGKVDDPCDVESVPIEVDSVSMSLSPASPKKAQSWEVGKNLWETRNFVDGEAALPPSKRLHRALEAMSANVAEDNQSASSYPLTVKTKSNGDCPSVAECSELSIGNKAVIESGSAPAENHSNNDNFDSSEFCSASNTETPLIDSKTYKTVLDCVRSDSSDSSNPELCKDSTAHTEGSDFKCLKVSPLELDSKHVKLDPQDIGEEKVCLDRNAPGFIMSPTKHCKIECSELDATVKESSPDIPLVSLEVHALKEIAGSSLNRDASVQVDNAVGVGDKSHGVKGLSLAKKNQDSQKSEFVKIRSPASKFSNCVPSGSLAKVSTSGHRQCLSNSIPISNEPLEDFAVIQSSSLTNGLQLFSKTSPRSSSMGNVSTSDNNYLENRSSCSPDARLNSDKAKLAEKSNSKGEETLSSFEAAIRSLTGTKENIGRATRVAIDCAKFGFAIKVVELLAQNLERESNSHKKVDLFFLVDSIAQCSRGMKGDGGIYPSVIQAVLPRLLLAAAPPGSSSLENHRQCLKVLRVWQERKILPEPIIHHHIRELDALCVSYPKASSRRPLRNERAFDDPIREMEGMLVDEYGSNSSFQLPGFCMPRMLRDDDVGSDSDGESFEAVTPEHNLENIDGERALIPAVEKRSLILEDVDGELEMEDVAPYCEEENSSTGNLTKDHTQLPHHHSDNHYGPPFTSQPKSATLACAPLQRSPSHPPPPYPLPPSSFPHAVLDSSASGPNANIYPSSQNFDNNLPGSMAKQPGLPRMKSTNVESVHHRARDNKDFEAQVPRQMPDNINTCSFNDRPTSHLSAQGSNRIHPGEGGFNKGLHVRPPHPAPSNQFSYPQQRQIPSRRDLPPPSHPNRFHIRNEENSNFYRDRDRNKFVPRDNIGECWRPPLPPISGQCYRNGARMSHGQMSYNGPPREPSTNSRWNFPPRPPNHRQFNPYREPEGPIPVGNRGPNYWRPR